The Mauremys reevesii isolate NIE-2019 linkage group 1, ASM1616193v1, whole genome shotgun sequence genome has a segment encoding these proteins:
- the SBF1 gene encoding myotubularin-related protein 5 isoform X6 encodes MARLADYFVLVGYELDKRGSRDGQGQILQRFPEKDWEDNPFPQGIELFCQPSGWQLFTERNPPTFFVAVLTDISSERHYCACFTFWEAVESAQSQSHSRNGEEEEEESSSLVQPAQLFAPKSLVLVSRLDHTEVFRNSLGLIYTIYVDGLSASLENVIGNLLTCTIPITGGAQRTISLGAGDRQVIQTPINDSLPVSSCSVALLFRQLGITNVLCLFCAALTEHKILFLSSSYQRLTDGCRALLALMFPLKYSFTYVPILPAQLLEVLSTPTPFIIGVSSIFQSETQELLDVVIADLDGGTVTIPECIHISLLPEPLLHQTREALSMILDPELEVADLAFPPSTVSASSLKMQDKEIRAVFLRLFAQLLQGYRWCLHIIRIHPEPVIRFHKAAFLGQRGLVEDDFLTKVLEGMAFAGFVTERGAPYRAIDLFDELVAYEVKRMRAEEGSKQKILRHIKELAEQLYKNENPYPAVTMHKVQKPTDGCHLRLHQRPFPRLDEGTVQWIIDQATAKLQTAPPAVKAEKKCMVPSGPPIAAIMERNGSALANSARRLEVVRNCISYVFENKMLEAKKLLPAVLRAMKGRAARHCLTQELNLHVQQNRAVLDHQQFDFIVRVMNCCLQDCTAMDEHGIAAALLPLVTAFCRKLSPGITQFAYSCVQEHVVWTNIQFWEAMFYCDVQNHIRALYLESNEENHLDEDGKEGPQEEKSALEIASEQRRLWPTMSREKQQELIQKEESTVFSQAIHYANRMSYLLLPLDTSKNRLLRSSGLGDVESVSNSFVTNSIAGSVAESYDTESGFEDAESSDVANYVVRFINRFVDKVCTESGVTNEHLKGLHIMIPDIVQMHIETLDAVHRESKRLPPIQKPKLLRPSLLVGEECVMEGLRVYLMPDGREEASGGNIGGPPLLPAEGAIFLTTYRIVFKGTPTDPLVGEQVVVRSFPIASLTKEKKISVQPQVDQLIQKEKKISVPAQVDQLIQEVLQLRSCTFQLLRIAFDEEVASESAEVFRKHLHKLRYPQHVRGTFAFTVGQSPKQAMQPKAKEKNPSLRTLSKNLMKNAKKTIGRPYVTRKKYTPPTWEQRSSQHFQEDDEDEISVSEEIDRSTLTPSTIIKPSDKMTMSHLVERACCRDYQRMGLGTLSNSLTRSKNEPFRISTVNRMYAICRSYPGLLIVPQSIQDNTIQRISRCYRQSRFPVVCWRNSRTKAVLLRSGGLHGKGVVGLFKSQNAPTAGQSQTDSTSLEQEKYLQAVINSMPHYADASGRNTLSGFTSAHMSSAGKWGSIRASGRMSNYVLNMEIGSRLAGKDLLSAQHNGAPSEASFLRQHRASLYIIGDKSQLKGVKPDPLQHWEVVPIEVFDVRQVKASFKKLMKACVPGSPSTDPSLAYLRTLEESEWLSQIHKILQISVLVVELLDTGSSVLVSLEDGWDITTQVVSLVQLLSDPYYRTMEGFRLLVEKEWLSFGHRFSHRGAQTLAGQGSGFAPVFLQFLDCVHQIHLQFPMEFEFTQYYLKFLSYHYVSNRFRTFLLDSDYERIELGLLYEEKGERKSQQVYKSIWEYIDRLNKKTPVFFNYMYAPEDGEVLRPYSNISNLKVWDYYTQEVLSEGPSYDWELVQGQPEHVEEVDRQDSSAPQTKRKIIWPCYDNRSRVEPDAISKLLEELHNLEAELGQVPERWKDTWDKVKASQRTEARQEASRMASSSLLMSSSLLPHRRSLGVYLQESSVGSTLNLSLDSDTSSTSTPSSGKQGGRKSTSNLYSQFQMSESENRSYEGTLYKKGAFMKPWKPRWFVLDKTKHQLRYYDNRMDTECKGIIDLAEVESITPGTPTMGAPKTVEEKAFFDLKTTKRVYNFCAQDVQLAQQWIDRIQSCLSDA; translated from the exons AGGACGATCTCTCTAGGGGCTGGCGACAGGCAGGTGATCCAGACGCCCATCAATGACTCTCTCCCCGTCAGCAGCTGCAGCGTAGCACTGCTCTTCCGGCAGCTCG GGATCACCAACGTGTTGTGTCTCTTCTGTGCTGCACTCACCGAACACAAGATCCTGTTTCTCTCCAGCAGTTATCAGAGACTCACAGACGGCTGCCGGGCCCTGCTTGCGCTCATGTTCCCCCTCAAGTACAG TTTCACGTACGTGCCCATCTTACCTGCACAGCTCCTTGAGGTGCTCAGCACTCCCACGCCCTTCATCATTGGCGTCAGCTCCATCTTCCAGTCGGAGACTCAGGAACTG TTGGATGTCGTCATAGCAGATCTGGATGGTGGGACGGTGACCATCCCAGAGTGCATTCACATCTCCCTGCTGCCTGAGCCACTGCTCCATCAGACACGAGAAGCCCTCTCCATG ATCTTGGACCCTGAGCTGGAGGTAGCAGACTTAGCATTCCCCCCATCAACcgtctctgcctcctccctcaaaATGCAG GACAAGGAGATCCGAGCTGTCTTCCTCCGTTTGTTTGCACAGCTGCTGCAGGGCTACCGCTGGTGCCTGCACATCATCCGAATCCACCCAGAGCCAGTCATCCGCTTCCACAAG GCAGCCTTCCTCGGTCAGAGGGGGCTGGTGGAGGATGACTTCCTCACCAAGGTCCTGGAGGGCATGGCGTTCGCTGGCTTTGTGACCGAGAGGGGCGCCCCATACCGAGCAATTGACCTGTTTGATGAG ctGGTCGCCTATGAAGTGAAGCGGATGCGTGCCGAGGAGGGGAGCAAGCAGAAAATACTGCGGCACATCAAGGAGCTGGCAGAGCAGCTCTATAAAAAT GAGAACCCATACCCCGCAGTGACAATGCACAAGGTGCAGAAGCCCACGGATGGCTGCCACCTGCGCCTACACCAGAGGCCTTTTCCCCGCTTGGACGAGGGGACAGTCCAGTGGATCATCGACCAGGCCACTGCCAAGCTGCAGACAGCCCCGCCGGCTGTGAAGGCGGAGAAGAAGTGTATGGTGCCATCGGGACCCCCCATTG CTGCCATCATGGAGCGCAATGGCAGTGCCCTGGCCAACAGCGCCCGCCGCCTGGAGGTGGTCAGGAACTGCATCTCCTACGTCTTCGAGAACAAGATGCTAGAAGCCAAAAAG CTGCTTCCAGCTGTGCTAAGGGCCATGAAGGGCCGAGCAGCCAGACACTGCCTGACTCAGGAGTTGAACCTGCATGTGCAGCAGAACAGAGCCGTACTGGACCACCAACAATTCGACTTCATTGTCCGCGTGATGAACTGCTGTTTACAG gACTGCACTGCCATGGATGAGCATGGGATTGCAGCAGCACTTTTGCCACTAGTCACTGCTTTCTGCCGA aAACTGAGCCCGGGCATCACGCAGTTTGCCTACAGCTGTGTGCAGGAACACGTCGTATGGACCAACATCCAGTTCTGGGAGGCCATGTTCTACTGCGACGTGCAGAACCACATCCGAGCCCTGTACCTGGAGAGCAATGAGGAGAACCACTTGGATGAG GACGGCAAGGAGGGGCCTCAGGAAGAGAAATCTGCCCTGGAGATTGCGTCGGAGCAGCGGAGGCTGTGGCCTACCATGAGCCGagagaagcagcaggagctgatCCAGAAGGAGGAGAGCACGGTCTTCAGCCAGGCCATCCACTACGCCAACCGCATGAGctacctgctgctgcccctcgaCACCAGCAAGAACCGGCTGCTGCGCAGCTCGGGGCTGGGCGACGTGGAGAGCGTCAGCAACAGCTTTGTCACCAACAG CATTGCCGGCAGCGTGGCCGAAAGCTACGACACGGAAAGTGGGTTTGAGGATGCCGAGAGCTCCGACGTGGCCAACTACGTGGTACGCTTCATCAACCGCTTCGTGGACAAGGTGTGCACGGAGAGCGGCGTCACCAACGAGCACCTGAAGGGGCTGCACATCATGATCCCTG ACATCGTGCAGATGCACATAGAGACACTGGATGCTGTGCACAGGGAGAGCAAGAGGCTCCCTCCTATTCAGAAG cccaagctGCTACGCCCCAGCCTGCTGGTGGGCGAGGAGTGTGTCATGGAAGGGCTCCGCGTGTACCTCATGCCTGACGGACGTGAAGAAGCTTCCGGAGGCAATATTgggggccccccactgctccctgccgAAGGAGCCATCTTCCTCACCACTTACCGCATCGTTTTCAAGGGCACCCCCACAGACCCGCTGG TGGGGGAGCAGGTTGTGGTCCGGTCCTTCCCCATTGCCTCGTTGACCAAAGAGAAGAAGATCAGCGTCCAGCCCCAGGTGGATCAGCTCATCCAGAAAGAGAAGAAGATCAGCGTCCCGGCCCAGGTGGATCAGCTcatccaggaggtgctgcagctgcGCTCATGCACATTCCAG CTGCTGCGGATCGCCTTTGACGAGGAGGTGGCTTCAGAGAGCGCCGAGGTCTTCAGGAAGCACCTGCACAAGCTGCGCTATCCCCAGCATGTACGTGGCACCTTCGCCTTCACCGTGGGCCAGTCACCCAAGCAAGCCATGCAGCCCAAGGCCAAGGAGAAAAACCCCTCACTCAG GACACTTTCCAAGAACCTGATGAAGAATGCCAAGAAGACCATTGGCCGACCGTACGTGACCCGCAAGAAGTACACGCCGCCTACCTGGGAGCAGCGCAGCAGTCAGCACTTCCAGGAGGATGACGAGGATGAAATCTCAG TGTCTGAAGAGATAGACAGgagcaccctgaccccctccacTATCATCAAACCTTCAGACAAGATGACCATGAGCCACCTAGTAGAGCGAGCCTGCTGCCGTGACTACCAGAGGATGGGGCTGGGCACGCTGAGTAACAGCCTCACCCGCTCCAAGAACGAGCCCTTCCGCATCTCCACGGTGAACCGCATGTACGCCATCTGCCGGAG TTACCCGGGGCTGCTGATCGTCCCGCAGAGCATCCAGGACAACACCATCCAGAGGATCTCACGCTGCTACCGCCAGAGCCGCTTCCCTGTCGTCTGCTGGAGGAACTCCCGCACCAAGGCCGTGCTGCTGAGGTCGGGGGGGCTGCACGGCAAGGGTGTCGTGGGCCTTTTCAAGTCGCAGAACGCCCCTACTGCAG GCCAGTCGCAAACGGACTCCACCAGCCTGGAGCAGGAGAAATACCTGCAGGCAGTGATCAACTCCATGCCGCACTATGCTGATGCCAGCGGGCGCAATACGCTCAGCGGCTTCACCTCTGCGCACATGAGCAGCGCAG GCAAGTGGGGCAGCATCCGGGCCAGCGGGCGCATGAGCAACTACGTCTTGAACATGGAGATCGGGTCCCGCCTGgcagggaaggacctgctgagcgctcagcacaatggggccccctCTGAGGCCAGCTTCCTGcgccagcaccgggcctccctCTACATCATTGGGGACAAGTCGCAGCTGAAG GGAGTGAAGCCAGACCCATTGCAGCACTGGGAGGTGGTGCCCATCGAGGTGTTTGACGTGCGGCAGGTGAAGGCCAGTTTCAAAAAGCTGATGAAGGCCTGCGTGCCCGGCAGCCCCTCCACAGACCCCAGTCTCGCCTATCTGCGGACCCTGGAGGAGTCCGAATGGCTGTCCCAG ATCCACAAGATCCTGCAGATCTCGGTGCTGGTGGTGGAGCTGCTGGATACAGGTTCCTCTGTGCTGGTCAGTTTGGAGGATGGCTGGGATATCACCACGCAG gtGGTGTCCCTGGTGCAGCTGCTGTCAGACCCCTACTACCGGACGATGGAGGGCTTCCGGCTCCTCGTCGAGAAGGAGTGGCTGTCCTTCGGGCACCGCTTCAGCCACCGCGGAGCCCAGACCCTCGCCGGTCAGGGCAGCGGCTTCGCTCCTGTCTTCCTGCAGTTCCTGGACTGTGTCCATCAG ATCCACCTCCAGTTCCCCATGGAGTTTGAGTTCACCCAGTACTACCTGAAGTTCCTCAGCTACCACTACGTCTCCAATCGGTTCCGCACCTTCCTGCTGGACTCGGACTACGAGCGGATCGAGCTGG gcctcctgtatgaagAGAAGGGCGAGCGGAAGAGCCAGCAGGTCTACAAGTCCATCTGGGAGTACATCGACCGGCTGAACAAGAAAACCCCCGTCTTCTTCAACTACATGTACGCCCCCGAGGATGGGGAG GTGCTGAGGCCGTACAGTAACATCTCCAACCTGAAGGTGTGGGACTACTACACCCAGGAGGTCCTGTCCGAGGGCCCCTCCTACGACTGGGAGCTGGTGCAGGGGCAGCCGGAGCACGTGGAGGAGGTGGATCGGCAGGACTCCAGTGCTCCGCAGACCAAGCGCAAAATCATCTGGCCGTGCTACGACAACCGCAGCCGAGTGGAGCCCGACGCCATCTCCAAGCTGCTGGAG GAGCTGCACAACCTGGAGGCGGAGCTGGGCCAGGTGCCGGAGCGCTGGAAGGACACGTGGGACAAGGTCAAAGCCTCCCAGCGCACAGAGGCCCGGCAGGAGGCCAGCAGG ATGGCGTCCAGTTCCCTTCTGATGTCCTCCAGCCTGTTGCCCCACCGGCGCTCGCTGGGGGTCTACCTGCAGGAGAGCAGCGTGGGCTCCACCCTGAACCTCAGCCTGGACAGCGACACCAGCAGCACCTCCACCCCGTCCAGCGGGAAGCAGGGGGGCCGCAAGAGCACCAGCAACCTCTACAGCCAGTTCCAGATGTCGGAGAGCGAGAACAG GTCCTACGAGGGGACTCTCTACAAGAAAGGAGCCTTCATGAAGCCCTGGAAGCCCCGCTGGTTCGTGCTGGATAAAACCAAACATCAG CTGCGGTACTATGACAACCGGATGGACACGGAGTGCAAAGGGATCATTGACCTGGCAGAAGTGGAGTCCATCACCCCCGGCACCCCCACCATGGGGGCCCCCAAGACAGTGGAGGAGAAGGCCTTCTTCGAT CTGAAGACGACGAAACGAGTTTACAATTTCTGTGCCCAGGACGTGCAGCTGGCCCAGCAGTGGATCGACCGCATCCAGAGCTGCTTGTCAGACGCGTGA
- the SBF1 gene encoding myotubularin-related protein 5 isoform X5, whose amino-acid sequence MARLADYFVLVGYELDKRGSRDGQGQILQRFPEKDWEDNPFPQGIELFCQPSGWQLFTERNPPTFFVAVLTDISSERHYCACFTFWEAVESAQSQSHSRNGEEEEEESSSLVQPAQLFAPKSLVLVSRLDHTEVFRNSLGLIYTIYVDGLSASLENVIGNLLTCTIPITGGAQRTISLGAGDRQVIQTPINDSLPVSSCSVALLFRQLGITNVLCLFCAALTEHKILFLSSSYQRLTDGCRALLALMFPLKYSFTYVPILPAQLLEVLSTPTPFIIGVSSIFQSETQELLDVVIADLDGGTVTIPECIHISLLPEPLLHQTREALSMILDPELEVADLAFPPSTVSASSLKMQDKEIRAVFLRLFAQLLQGYRWCLHIIRIHPEPVIRFHKAAFLGQRGLVEDDFLTKVLEGMAFAGFVTERGAPYRAIDLFDELVAYEVKRMRAEEGSKQKILRHIKELAEQLYKNENPYPAVTMHKVQKPTDGCHLRLHQRPFPRLDEGTVQWIIDQATAKLQTAPPAVKAEKKCMVPSGPPIAAIMERNGSALANSARRLEVVRNCISYVFENKMLEAKKLLPAVLRAMKGRAARHCLTQELNLHVQQNRAVLDHQQFDFIVRVMNCCLQDCTAMDEHGIAAALLPLVTAFCRKLSPGITQFAYSCVQEHVVWTNIQFWEAMFYCDVQNHIRALYLESNEENHLDEDGKEGPQEEKSALEIASEQRRLWPTMSREKQQELIQKEESTVFSQAIHYANRMSYLLLPLDTSKNRLLRSSGLGDVESVSNSFVTNSIAGSVAESYDTESGFEDAESSDVANYVVRFINRFVDKVCTESGVTNEHLKGLHIMIPDIVQMHIETLDAVHRESKRLPPIQKPKLLRPSLLVGEECVMEGLRVYLMPDGREEASGGNIGGPPLLPAEGAIFLTTYRIVFKGTPTDPLVGEQVVVRSFPIASLTKEKKISVQPQVDQLIQKEKKISVPAQVDQLIQEVLQLRSCTFQLLRIAFDEEVASESAEVFRKHLHKLRYPQHVRGTFAFTVGQSPKQAMQPKAKEKNPSLSSQQVTDMFQGLAVGVISLGHLGHSSTTLSKNLMKNAKKTIGRPYVTRKKYTPPTWEQRSSQHFQEDDEDEISVSEEIDRSTLTPSTIIKPSDKMTMSHLVERACCRDYQRMGLGTLSNSLTRSKNEPFRISTVNRMYAICRSYPGLLIVPQSIQDNTIQRISRCYRQSRFPVVCWRNSRTKAVLLRSGGLHGKGVVGLFKSQNAPTAGQSQTDSTSLEQEKYLQAVINSMPHYADASGRNTLSGFTSAHMSSAGKWGSIRASGRMSNYVLNMEIGSRLAGKDLLSAQHNGAPSEASFLRQHRASLYIIGDKSQLKGVKPDPLQHWEVVPIEVFDVRQVKASFKKLMKACVPGSPSTDPSLAYLRTLEESEWLSQIHKILQISVLVVELLDTGSSVLVSLEDGWDITTQVVSLVQLLSDPYYRTMEGFRLLVEKEWLSFGHRFSHRGAQTLAGQGSGFAPVFLQFLDCVHQIHLQFPMEFEFTQYYLKFLSYHYVSNRFRTFLLDSDYERIELGLLYEEKGERKSQQVYKSIWEYIDRLNKKTPVFFNYMYAPEDGEVLRPYSNISNLKVWDYYTQEVLSEGPSYDWELVQGQPEHVEEVDRQDSSAPQTKRKIIWPCYDNRSRVEPDAISKLLEELHNLEAELGQVPERWKDTWDKVKASQRTEARQEASRMASSSLLMSSSLLPHRRSLGVYLQESSVGSTLNLSLDSDTSSTSTPSSGKQGGRKSTSNLYSQFQMSESENRSYEGTLYKKGAFMKPWKPRWFVLDKTKHQLRYYDNRMDTECKGIIDLAEVESITPGTPTMGAPKTVEEKAFFDLKTTKRVYNFCAQDVQLAQQWIDRIQSCLSDA is encoded by the exons AGGACGATCTCTCTAGGGGCTGGCGACAGGCAGGTGATCCAGACGCCCATCAATGACTCTCTCCCCGTCAGCAGCTGCAGCGTAGCACTGCTCTTCCGGCAGCTCG GGATCACCAACGTGTTGTGTCTCTTCTGTGCTGCACTCACCGAACACAAGATCCTGTTTCTCTCCAGCAGTTATCAGAGACTCACAGACGGCTGCCGGGCCCTGCTTGCGCTCATGTTCCCCCTCAAGTACAG TTTCACGTACGTGCCCATCTTACCTGCACAGCTCCTTGAGGTGCTCAGCACTCCCACGCCCTTCATCATTGGCGTCAGCTCCATCTTCCAGTCGGAGACTCAGGAACTG TTGGATGTCGTCATAGCAGATCTGGATGGTGGGACGGTGACCATCCCAGAGTGCATTCACATCTCCCTGCTGCCTGAGCCACTGCTCCATCAGACACGAGAAGCCCTCTCCATG ATCTTGGACCCTGAGCTGGAGGTAGCAGACTTAGCATTCCCCCCATCAACcgtctctgcctcctccctcaaaATGCAG GACAAGGAGATCCGAGCTGTCTTCCTCCGTTTGTTTGCACAGCTGCTGCAGGGCTACCGCTGGTGCCTGCACATCATCCGAATCCACCCAGAGCCAGTCATCCGCTTCCACAAG GCAGCCTTCCTCGGTCAGAGGGGGCTGGTGGAGGATGACTTCCTCACCAAGGTCCTGGAGGGCATGGCGTTCGCTGGCTTTGTGACCGAGAGGGGCGCCCCATACCGAGCAATTGACCTGTTTGATGAG ctGGTCGCCTATGAAGTGAAGCGGATGCGTGCCGAGGAGGGGAGCAAGCAGAAAATACTGCGGCACATCAAGGAGCTGGCAGAGCAGCTCTATAAAAAT GAGAACCCATACCCCGCAGTGACAATGCACAAGGTGCAGAAGCCCACGGATGGCTGCCACCTGCGCCTACACCAGAGGCCTTTTCCCCGCTTGGACGAGGGGACAGTCCAGTGGATCATCGACCAGGCCACTGCCAAGCTGCAGACAGCCCCGCCGGCTGTGAAGGCGGAGAAGAAGTGTATGGTGCCATCGGGACCCCCCATTG CTGCCATCATGGAGCGCAATGGCAGTGCCCTGGCCAACAGCGCCCGCCGCCTGGAGGTGGTCAGGAACTGCATCTCCTACGTCTTCGAGAACAAGATGCTAGAAGCCAAAAAG CTGCTTCCAGCTGTGCTAAGGGCCATGAAGGGCCGAGCAGCCAGACACTGCCTGACTCAGGAGTTGAACCTGCATGTGCAGCAGAACAGAGCCGTACTGGACCACCAACAATTCGACTTCATTGTCCGCGTGATGAACTGCTGTTTACAG gACTGCACTGCCATGGATGAGCATGGGATTGCAGCAGCACTTTTGCCACTAGTCACTGCTTTCTGCCGA aAACTGAGCCCGGGCATCACGCAGTTTGCCTACAGCTGTGTGCAGGAACACGTCGTATGGACCAACATCCAGTTCTGGGAGGCCATGTTCTACTGCGACGTGCAGAACCACATCCGAGCCCTGTACCTGGAGAGCAATGAGGAGAACCACTTGGATGAG GACGGCAAGGAGGGGCCTCAGGAAGAGAAATCTGCCCTGGAGATTGCGTCGGAGCAGCGGAGGCTGTGGCCTACCATGAGCCGagagaagcagcaggagctgatCCAGAAGGAGGAGAGCACGGTCTTCAGCCAGGCCATCCACTACGCCAACCGCATGAGctacctgctgctgcccctcgaCACCAGCAAGAACCGGCTGCTGCGCAGCTCGGGGCTGGGCGACGTGGAGAGCGTCAGCAACAGCTTTGTCACCAACAG CATTGCCGGCAGCGTGGCCGAAAGCTACGACACGGAAAGTGGGTTTGAGGATGCCGAGAGCTCCGACGTGGCCAACTACGTGGTACGCTTCATCAACCGCTTCGTGGACAAGGTGTGCACGGAGAGCGGCGTCACCAACGAGCACCTGAAGGGGCTGCACATCATGATCCCTG ACATCGTGCAGATGCACATAGAGACACTGGATGCTGTGCACAGGGAGAGCAAGAGGCTCCCTCCTATTCAGAAG cccaagctGCTACGCCCCAGCCTGCTGGTGGGCGAGGAGTGTGTCATGGAAGGGCTCCGCGTGTACCTCATGCCTGACGGACGTGAAGAAGCTTCCGGAGGCAATATTgggggccccccactgctccctgccgAAGGAGCCATCTTCCTCACCACTTACCGCATCGTTTTCAAGGGCACCCCCACAGACCCGCTGG TGGGGGAGCAGGTTGTGGTCCGGTCCTTCCCCATTGCCTCGTTGACCAAAGAGAAGAAGATCAGCGTCCAGCCCCAGGTGGATCAGCTCATCCAGAAAGAGAAGAAGATCAGCGTCCCGGCCCAGGTGGATCAGCTcatccaggaggtgctgcagctgcGCTCATGCACATTCCAG CTGCTGCGGATCGCCTTTGACGAGGAGGTGGCTTCAGAGAGCGCCGAGGTCTTCAGGAAGCACCTGCACAAGCTGCGCTATCCCCAGCATGTACGTGGCACCTTCGCCTTCACCGTGGGCCAGTCACCCAAGCAAGCCATGCAGCCCAAGGCCAAGGAGAAAAACCCCTCACTCAG CTCCCAGCAGGTGACCGATATGTTCCAGGGCCTGGCAGTGGGTGTCATATCCCTCGGGCACCTTGGCCATTCATCCAC GACACTTTCCAAGAACCTGATGAAGAATGCCAAGAAGACCATTGGCCGACCGTACGTGACCCGCAAGAAGTACACGCCGCCTACCTGGGAGCAGCGCAGCAGTCAGCACTTCCAGGAGGATGACGAGGATGAAATCTCAG TGTCTGAAGAGATAGACAGgagcaccctgaccccctccacTATCATCAAACCTTCAGACAAGATGACCATGAGCCACCTAGTAGAGCGAGCCTGCTGCCGTGACTACCAGAGGATGGGGCTGGGCACGCTGAGTAACAGCCTCACCCGCTCCAAGAACGAGCCCTTCCGCATCTCCACGGTGAACCGCATGTACGCCATCTGCCGGAG TTACCCGGGGCTGCTGATCGTCCCGCAGAGCATCCAGGACAACACCATCCAGAGGATCTCACGCTGCTACCGCCAGAGCCGCTTCCCTGTCGTCTGCTGGAGGAACTCCCGCACCAAGGCCGTGCTGCTGAGGTCGGGGGGGCTGCACGGCAAGGGTGTCGTGGGCCTTTTCAAGTCGCAGAACGCCCCTACTGCAG GCCAGTCGCAAACGGACTCCACCAGCCTGGAGCAGGAGAAATACCTGCAGGCAGTGATCAACTCCATGCCGCACTATGCTGATGCCAGCGGGCGCAATACGCTCAGCGGCTTCACCTCTGCGCACATGAGCAGCGCAG GCAAGTGGGGCAGCATCCGGGCCAGCGGGCGCATGAGCAACTACGTCTTGAACATGGAGATCGGGTCCCGCCTGgcagggaaggacctgctgagcgctcagcacaatggggccccctCTGAGGCCAGCTTCCTGcgccagcaccgggcctccctCTACATCATTGGGGACAAGTCGCAGCTGAAG GGAGTGAAGCCAGACCCATTGCAGCACTGGGAGGTGGTGCCCATCGAGGTGTTTGACGTGCGGCAGGTGAAGGCCAGTTTCAAAAAGCTGATGAAGGCCTGCGTGCCCGGCAGCCCCTCCACAGACCCCAGTCTCGCCTATCTGCGGACCCTGGAGGAGTCCGAATGGCTGTCCCAG ATCCACAAGATCCTGCAGATCTCGGTGCTGGTGGTGGAGCTGCTGGATACAGGTTCCTCTGTGCTGGTCAGTTTGGAGGATGGCTGGGATATCACCACGCAG gtGGTGTCCCTGGTGCAGCTGCTGTCAGACCCCTACTACCGGACGATGGAGGGCTTCCGGCTCCTCGTCGAGAAGGAGTGGCTGTCCTTCGGGCACCGCTTCAGCCACCGCGGAGCCCAGACCCTCGCCGGTCAGGGCAGCGGCTTCGCTCCTGTCTTCCTGCAGTTCCTGGACTGTGTCCATCAG ATCCACCTCCAGTTCCCCATGGAGTTTGAGTTCACCCAGTACTACCTGAAGTTCCTCAGCTACCACTACGTCTCCAATCGGTTCCGCACCTTCCTGCTGGACTCGGACTACGAGCGGATCGAGCTGG gcctcctgtatgaagAGAAGGGCGAGCGGAAGAGCCAGCAGGTCTACAAGTCCATCTGGGAGTACATCGACCGGCTGAACAAGAAAACCCCCGTCTTCTTCAACTACATGTACGCCCCCGAGGATGGGGAG GTGCTGAGGCCGTACAGTAACATCTCCAACCTGAAGGTGTGGGACTACTACACCCAGGAGGTCCTGTCCGAGGGCCCCTCCTACGACTGGGAGCTGGTGCAGGGGCAGCCGGAGCACGTGGAGGAGGTGGATCGGCAGGACTCCAGTGCTCCGCAGACCAAGCGCAAAATCATCTGGCCGTGCTACGACAACCGCAGCCGAGTGGAGCCCGACGCCATCTCCAAGCTGCTGGAG GAGCTGCACAACCTGGAGGCGGAGCTGGGCCAGGTGCCGGAGCGCTGGAAGGACACGTGGGACAAGGTCAAAGCCTCCCAGCGCACAGAGGCCCGGCAGGAGGCCAGCAGG ATGGCGTCCAGTTCCCTTCTGATGTCCTCCAGCCTGTTGCCCCACCGGCGCTCGCTGGGGGTCTACCTGCAGGAGAGCAGCGTGGGCTCCACCCTGAACCTCAGCCTGGACAGCGACACCAGCAGCACCTCCACCCCGTCCAGCGGGAAGCAGGGGGGCCGCAAGAGCACCAGCAACCTCTACAGCCAGTTCCAGATGTCGGAGAGCGAGAACAG GTCCTACGAGGGGACTCTCTACAAGAAAGGAGCCTTCATGAAGCCCTGGAAGCCCCGCTGGTTCGTGCTGGATAAAACCAAACATCAG CTGCGGTACTATGACAACCGGATGGACACGGAGTGCAAAGGGATCATTGACCTGGCAGAAGTGGAGTCCATCACCCCCGGCACCCCCACCATGGGGGCCCCCAAGACAGTGGAGGAGAAGGCCTTCTTCGAT CTGAAGACGACGAAACGAGTTTACAATTTCTGTGCCCAGGACGTGCAGCTGGCCCAGCAGTGGATCGACCGCATCCAGAGCTGCTTGTCAGACGCGTGA